A single region of the Pogoniulus pusillus isolate bPogPus1 chromosome Z, bPogPus1.pri, whole genome shotgun sequence genome encodes:
- the FGF10 gene encoding fibroblast growth factor 10 isoform X2, whose translation MCKWILTNGASAFSHLPCCCLLLLFLVSSVPVTCHDLGQDMLSPEATNSSSSSSSSFPSSFSSPSSAGRHVRSYNHLQGDVRKRKLYSYNKYFLKIEKNGKVSGTKKENCPFKQRIRKIYKDAARSVCVGHCLPNLKTITRCHCRALTRAPYRNNAAIPTPPALRAHALCPPRRSAALRSALPSPRARDGVVCSGPGA comes from the exons ATGTGCAAATGGATACTGACAAATGGTGCCTCAGCCTTTTCCCACCTgccttgttgctgcttgctgctgctcttcttggTGTCTTCTGTGCCTGTCACCTGCCATGACCTCGGCCAGGACATGCTGTCCCCGGAGGCCACCAACTCTTCTtcttcatcatcctcctccttcccctcgtccttctcctctccttccagtGCGGGGAGACACGTGCGGAGCTACAATCACCTCCAAGGAGATGTTCGCAAGAGGAAGCTCTACTCTTACAACAAGTATTTTCTCAAGATTGAGAAGAACGGCAAGGTCAGCGGCACCAAGAAGGAGAACTGCCCCTTCA agcagcGAATTAGAAAGATTTACAAGGATGCGGCGCGGAGCGTGTGTGTGGGGCATTGTCTCCCGAATCTGAAAACCATTACCCGCTGTCATTGCCGTGCTCTGACGAGAGCCCCATACCGAAACAATGCAGCGAttcccaccccccctgccctcCGCGCGCACGCGCTCTGCCCCCCGCGCCGCTCCGCGGCTCTCCGCTCCGCGCTGCCGTCTCCCCGCGCCCGGGACGGGGTTGTTTGCTCCGGGCCGGGAGCTTAG